One Ictalurus furcatus strain D&B chromosome 21, Billie_1.0, whole genome shotgun sequence genomic region harbors:
- the golt1a gene encoding vesicle transport protein GOT1A, translated as MVAISEFQKIGVGLSGFGIFFLVFGVLLYFDSVLLAFGNILFLTGLAFIIGLRRTAHFFFQRQKLRASSFFLGGVALVVLRWPRIGMLVESYGFVLLFKSFFPMAFGFLGTVLNMPFLTTLFNYSGSSSSMV; from the exons ATGGTTGCGATCTCAGAGTTTCAGA AGATTGGTGTGGGTTTGTCAGGCTTCGGCATTTTCTTCCTTGTGTTTGGAGTGTTGCTGTACTTTGACTCTGTCTTGTTGGCATTTGGTAAC ATCTTGTTCCTAACTGGTCTGGCCTTCATCATTGGCCTGAGGAGAACGGCTCACTTCTTTTTCCAGAGGCAAAAGCTTAGAGCCTCCTCCTTTTTCCTGGGTGGTGTGGCTTTAGTGGTGCTCCGATGGCCACGCATAGGCATGCTCGTGGAGAGTTATGGCTTTGTGCTTCTGTTTAA GTCGTTCTTCCCAATGGCTTTTGGATTTCTTGGAACAGTTTTGAATATGCCATTCCTCACTACA CTATTTAATTACTCAGGAAGCAGCTCCTCTATGGTGTAA
- the kiss1 gene encoding metastasis-suppressor KiSS-1, with translation MVLLAMILLLSVTLGETNPTREYTEDAEEQVLKVLQRIAARPTPESLASKLSSHLPMDMSNPWLSARIPSSSWWWHPEKPHPETKRRQNLASYNLNSFGLRYGK, from the exons ATGGTCCTGCTTGCAATGATACTCCTGTTATCAGTTACACTTGGAGAGACTAATCCCACAAGGGAGTATACTGAAG ATGCTGAGGAGCAAGTGCTCAAAGTTTTGCAGAGAATCGCTGCACGACCCACACCTGAATCTCTGGCATCCAAACTCTCATCTCACCTCCCCATGGACATGTCCAACCCATGGCTAAGTGCACGAATTCCCAGCAGTTCATGGTGGTGGCACCCTGAAAAACCTCATCCTGAAACCAAGAGGAGGCAGAATCTTGCATCATATAATCTTAATTCATTCGGCCTTCGTTATGGGAAGTGA